AAATAAATTATTATGAGAAAATTTAATTTAATGGCAGCAATTGCATTACTAGGCAGTCTTTATTCTTGTGATAGAGATGCAACAGGTAATTTAACTTCTAACGAAACTGAAGTAATCAATTATGAATTTAGTTTAAAAGATAAAATTAACATTGAAAAAGCCTCTTTACAAAGAAAGATTCTATATAAAAGATATTTCTTAAAAGAAGCTACAAAAAAAATGTTTTTGTCAAATATTTCAAACGAAGATATATTTGATCAAGTTAATTTTGGTAAAATTCAAAAGAATACTTTTAAAGTTCAAGATTTATCATCAAATTTTGGTAATGACATAGCTGATTTTAATAAAGCTTTTAAAAATTTGGAAGGGAGAAGCTATTCTATCAGCTTGTATATTCCATTTGCAGAAGAATTAAAAACTAAAAAGACTAATGTTAAAAATAATATATACATATTTGAAGAAGTAGATGACTCTGATAGGTTAGAATACGATGGGTATACGCTAAATGAAAACGGCGATTTTGTTAAATGTGATTTTCCTATAACTGAAAATCTAGCAGAAAATTTAGCTAAAAAAGGAATTTCTGTGATTGTAGTTGGGCTACAAGATGATTCATTGAAACCTATCAATGAAAGGGGAGATTTAAGTATTTCTGAATCATTGTCTTCTTCCTCCAATAAAAACTGGTATATTGATAATATGACTGTTAAGGCACATAAGGAATCTTGGGTAGCTGGTGCTTCAGAAATAGCAGTTCAAGCATATTCTTACAACCACTTAAATAACCAACTGAAAAAAATAAATTATACCCGTTGTGCATTATGAAATGAAAAAAACAAGAGTTGTTTATTAGACTGAAAATCAGTATATTGTTTTTGCTATAAAACGATATAAATGAACAACATAGAGCAAATATATGAAAGAATTTTGGAAGTTTTAGGACTTTTTTCAGAAAATCAACTGATTAGTTATCAGAGAAGAACACCTAAAATGAGCGATTTAGAAGTCATAAGTCTTAATATTACTGCTGAATACTTGAGTATTGATAGCGAATTACAGTTATTTAGAAAATTGCCAAACTCTCTGATAAACAAAATTGAAAGAAGTGTTTACAATAAGCGAAAACGAAGACTATCCCTACAAACAGAGCAAATTAGACAACGTATTTCGATGGAGTTCAATGAGTTTGAAGATATTTTTATCGTTGATAGCATGCCAATGAAAGTTTGTGAAAACGCTCGTTCTACTCGTTCAAAAATTTGTAAAGAGCAATCCTATTCTTCACCAACATATGGTTATTGTGCTTCACAGAAATTATATTTCTATGGCTATAAACTACACGCAGTATGTTCTTTAAATGGTGTGATTAAGAATTTTGATATAAGCCCTGCATCCGTTCACGACATCCACTATTTAAAAGATATTGGTGAGCAAATGCGAAACTGTACTTTAATTGGAGATAGAGGCTATTTATCAGCAAAAGTTCAAATAGATTTATTTAACTATGCTAATATTAAATTAGATACACCAATGAGAAGTAATCAGAAAGATTATATTCCTCAATTTTCATTGTACAAGAAAAAGCGAAAACGAATTGAGACATTTTTCTCTCAACTTTGCGACCAATTTATGATTAAAAGAAACTATGCTAAAACTTTTGAAGGCTTTAAAACAAGGATAATCAGTAAAATAACCGCCGCAACGGTTATTCAATATATCAATAAATTTATCTTCCAAAGAAAATTAAATCATCTAAAAATCAGTATTATTTAAAATGCACAACGAGTTAAATTATATAAATAGCTCTACCGCTGGTTCAAATTCAGAATATATTTTTGCAAAATTTACAAGAAAGGATGTTCGTAGAAAGCATAATAGGAATTTAAATGCTATTATTGCTGGAGGAATAGATGCCTCCCATAATATGTATCAGAACACTAATTTTCTATGTGATTTATGAAGCTGATAATTGGCCTGTAGAAACTCGTACGGTTAATTTTTCAAATATTGGAGGAGTTCCGTCTAATATAAGTATACGTTTTGGCTCTTCTGATCCTGAATATTATAACAGCAATGTTGATGGAAATAAAATCAGCGGTACTGTTAATAATGGTGAAATATATTTTAAAAACTCAATTAGATAAGTTTAATGCTATGAAAAAGATTCTTATACTCTCAACAAGTTTAATGATGACTTCTATAATATATTCTCAGAAGTTTTCTGCTAGTGTAGATTTCGGAATGCCAACTGGAAAAATAGCTAAGCACACCTCGTCTAATATAGGCTTGGGGTTAGCCTATACCAAAAGTATATCTGATAAATTTTCTTTAGGTTTAACAACAGGATATTCACATTATTTTGTAAAGTCTAGTGGCAAAGATATTGGAACCGTTCCTTTAGCGCTTAAAGTGCAAAGTTTTTTTAGTGGTAATAAAGTTTACGCAGATTTAGATTTAGGTTATTCATTCTCAATTAACAATTCATTTGAGGGAGGATTGTACACCTATCCTAAGGTAGGTTACATACTAAATAAAAATGGTAAGCTTTATGTGGGTTATAAAAACACAATGAGCTCTTATAAGCATAATATTATAGGTAATTCCGCCATTAAGTCAGGTGCTATTGGATTAGGTTCAATCAATTTTGGGATAGACTGGAGTTTTTAGGTATAATAAATATAACTCTCTTAAAAACAAAAAAGCCGATACATTCGTGTATCGGCTTTTTTGTTTTGAAATTGGAACTTTTATTAGAAAGTACTCGTTGTGCATTTTAAATAATACTGATTTTTAGATGATTTAATTTTCTTTGGAAGATAAATTTATTGATATATTGAATAACCGTTGCGGCGGTTATTTTACTGATTATCCTTGTTTTAAAGCCTTCAAAAGTTTTAGCATAGTTTCTTTTAATCATAAATTGGTCGCAAAGTTGAGAGAAAAATGTCTCAATTCGTTTTCGCTTTTTCTTGTACAATGAAAATTGAGGAATATAATCTTTCTGATTACTTCTCATTGGTGTATCTAATTTAATATTAGCATAGTTAAATAAATCTATTTGAACTTTTGCTGATAAATAGCCTCTATCTCCAATTAAAGTACAGTTTCGCATTTGCTCACCACTATCTTTTAAATAGTGGATGTCGTGAACGGATGCAGGGCTTATATCAAAATTCTTAATCACACCATTTAAAGAACATACTGCGTGTAGTTTATAGCCATAGAAATATAATTTCTGTGAAGCACAATAACCATATGTTGGTGAAGAATAGGATTGCTCTTTACAAATTTTTGAACGAGTAGAACGAGCGTTTTCACAAACTTTCATTGGCATGCTATCAACGATAAAAATATCTTCAAACTCATTGAACTCCATCGAAATACGCTGTCTAATTTGCTCTGTTTGTAGGGATAGTCTTCGTTTTCGCTTATTGTAAACACTTCTTTCAATTTTGTTTATCAGAGAGTTTGGCAATTTTCTAAATAACTGTAATTCGCTATCAATACTCAAGTATTCAGCAGTAATATTAAGACTTATGACTTCTAAATCGCTCATTTTAGGTGTTCTTCTCTGATAACTAATCAGTTGATTTTCTGAAAAAAGTCCTAAAACTTCCAAAATTCTTTCATATATTTGCTCTATGTTGTTCATTTATATCGTTTTATAGCAAAAACAATATACTGATTTTCAGTCTAATAAACAACTCTTGTTTTTTTCATTTCATAATGCACAACGGGTTAGAAAGTATATTTAAATCCTAATACAGCACTCCATGTAGTAAATCTGCTACTCATTGGTCTGTATGGAGAAGAAACCAATTCGCTACCCTCTCTTTCCATTTGGAAGTTAGGATTAGGCGTTAGAGTTCTATCGGCAACTCTTAAAATAGCAGCACCATAAGAACTTATGTTATAATCTTGAATCCCCCAATTAGAGTTAAGCATATTTCCAAAGTTGATTATATCACAAGTAATTTGAATTTTATCTCCTCTTCTTACCATATTTGTAAATAAGTTTTGAGTAAGTCTTATATCAAAACGATTTAACCAAGGTAAAAGGAATTCGTTACGAGGTAATATTTGACCTCTGTATTTTTCAAGACCATTATTTGCTATAAATTTATCAAATGCTTCTCTTTGCTGATCCGCAGTAAATACAACAGAACCACCTCTAGTAATATCAGTAAATTTTAAATCTGCAGTATTCTTTGGGATATAGAGTAAATCATTAGACATACCATCTCCATTCACATCATTAGCGTAGTAGTAAGAGAATCTACCTTGATGACCACCTGTATAATAAACACCTAAAGTAGTTCCTTTTATAGTATAGCTAAGATTCGCAACCACTCTATGAGGAATAGCAAATGCAGATGTGCTTAAGAATTGCTGGTTAGGTGTATCTACCACGGGAGAGCCTCCCCAAGCGGAAGATGCACTAGAGCCTGAGTTAGAAGATACTTCTTTAGCATCTGAATAAGTATAGAATACGGAACCGGATAGCCCGTTCCAAGGTCTTAAAGTAGCACCAATAGTAGCTGAGAGTGCGTAACCTTTAGTTCTTGTATTTGTTAATACCGTAGCATCATTCCCTCCAATGGCACTATTGTATTGGTAAGATGCTTTGTTAGGATAAAACACTCTGTCTACTCCAGCGTAGGTCATTTTAACATCAGATTCTTTTCTATTAGCTCCAAACTGGAATACCGCATTTACGTCTCTAGTGTAAAGGATATCAGAAGATAGTGTTAAGTAAGTATTAGGAATTTTATAGTCTACTCCTAAACTAGATCTCCATACAGATGGCATCTTGAAGTTCTCATCAACTAGAGAGAATGTATTTGGTACACCATCTTTTGGAGTTTGAATAAATACATTTTCAGCACCTCTAGGTACATTTTTTAGGTGATAGTAAATATCTCCAGGCTGGAATCTTACATTCCCTATCCAGTTTGCAACATCTGCGTAAGAACCTGGTTCCACTGTATTTTGGAGAACACCAGCATTGGTTGGCATATTGGTAAACCAAACGAAAGGAACTCGTCCTGTAAAGATACCTGTACCACCTCGGATAACCAAAGAACGGTCTCCGTTAACATCATAATTAAATCCAAAACGAGGAGAAAGCATCACTCTTGATTTTGGCCATCTACCAGAATTATAAGTTCTCTCATTTCCATTAACATCTAAAAGAGCGAGGCTGTTAATAGCTTCATTTGGTGTTAACTTATTAAGGTAAAGAGGGAGCTCTGCTCTTAAGCCTACAGTGAAGTTGAATCTGTCGTTAAGTGTTATTTTATCTTGAATGTAAGCTGAAGCAAGTCCAAAATTAATTCTAGAATAGGTGTCTTGCCCTTGATAAGGATAAGTGAGCCCGAACATAATAGGAGCTACTTCCGCTGAAGTTCCTGTTTTTAAGAAATCTTCTACAGAAGCATATCTATAATACCCTGTACCCATTCTGGTATATGAGTTTCCGAATTTTTGAAGTTCAAAAGCAACCCCTCCTGTAACAGAGTGCTTTCCTGATGTATAAGTAAGGTTGTTTATGAATGAATAGTTGTTATTTACAACATCGTTTAAGTATGAGAACAGCTCAGTTCCAAAGCTGATGTAGTTACCTCCAGTAGGTGAGCCATCCCAAATATCCACGAATGGGAACAAAGATTTAGAAGGTGTTGTTCTTTTATCTTGAATATTAGAGTAAGTGAACAAAAATTTGTTTGATAATTTAGAGCTAAATGTAGAGTTAAGTTCTGCAGTTAAAGACTGAACTTTATTGTTGAATCCATAATTACCATTTTCAAAAGTCATTGCTCTATCGCTTACACGCCCCCAAGCCGATCTAGGTCTAGGTCCTGATGTAGCATTAGCTATCTGCATAGAGTTCCCATCTAAAATATTATATCTAATGGCAAATTTATGCTTATCACTAATGTTCCAGTCTAATCTAATCAAAAGCTTGTCTCCAGTTTGCATAGCTTCATTCGCGTAGCCTTGGTACCTGCCTGGGTCGTATCCCCATCTGTTAATTAAGTGATTTCTAACGGCAATAAGATCACTCTCTTTAACTCTAGAAATGTTGGAAACTGCGTCTGCTATACCATCTTGAGATGCTTTCCATAAATTTGCTCCCGATGCATTTGCTCCTGTAGAAACTTCCCTTTCCGCACTAACGAAGAAGAATAACTTGTTCTTTACTATAGGACCTCCTATGGTAAGACCATTTGTCATTTTAGCGCCAGATAATCTATCTATATTTTCTCCATTTATTCTCCATCCGTTAAGCTCTTTTGCGTTATAATATCCGTATAAAGACCCTTGGAATTTGTTTGTCCCTGATTTTGTAACAGCGTTTATACCTGCCCCAGTAAATCCTGACTGTGTAACATCAAAAGGAGCAATGTTAACCGTAATTTCTTGAATAGCATCTAGTGAAATAGGTTGTGCATTGCCACCAGGTAAAGGGTTGCCACTAAGACCAAAACCATTATTAAAGTTAGCACCATCTATTTGTAGATTGTTATATCTAGAGTCTCTACCAGCAAAAGAAGTTCCATTAGATTGTGGAGTTAATCTAGTAAATTCTGTGATACTACGAGAAGATTGCGGTAATTCTTGGATTTGCTTTAACCCTACATTAACACCCGCACCGGCTTTATTACCACTTCTTCCCTTGCCACCAGAAAGAACCACTTCTTGGATAGTTTTAGTTTTTTCCCCTAAAGTAGCATTTAAAACATAAGGTCTGTCAAGTTCAATGTAAACATCCTCGTAAACCATTGGCGTTTGTCCAGAATATTGTATTTCAACCTTGTAAGGTCCTCCCACTCGCATGTTAGGAAGGTTGAAACTTCCTGAGTTGCTTGATTTAGCAGAATAGACGGTTCCCGAAGGGAGGTGTGTAGCTTTAATGCTAGCACTGGTAGATTTTTGCCCTGAAACAGTAGTTACAACTCCAGTCATACTTCCTGTAGTTACCTGAGCTTGCATCGTTCCATAACCACAAAATGCTATAGCAGCGATTAAAACGGTCTTTTTCATTGACCCTATGTTTTTTACCATGACGAAATGTATTTTAAAGTAAGTTTTTCGGTGGCAAATATCGTTAATTATACTTTAACTAATTTTAACTTTATGTTAATTTTTAGTTTAAGTTGATTAAAAATGATTGTTGATTTTTGTGTGGCTTATGAAGCTATTGAGTTGTTAAATAATGGTGTGTGTTAATCTACTAAAGATAATGTTTATTATATTCATTTTGTAGTAAATTAAAAAAGCCAATACAATTATGTATCGGCTTTTTAAAATTTTAAATGATTACTTTCTTAGAATGTGAAGCTCACAGAAGCAGACCATGTTCTTCCGAAACCAAAGAAGACCTGGTTAGAAGTGTCTAAACCTTTGTAAGTGTTGTTCTTCAAATAAGCATCATACTGCTGTTGGGCTGTAGCGCCAGTAGCAGTATTATCATTGAAATCAGCTAGAGTTTTGGTATGGTTGTTAGTTCTAGCTTCAGCAATGTAAGTGGTGTCAAGTACATTGTAAATATTTCCTGTAAAAGTAAAAGCATTTCTATTATTCAGCTTTAATTTATAGGAAAGCCCTAAATCCATCAAGTTGTAGCTTGGTAATTTAAGAGACCCCTTGTGATTTGCAGAGGTAAAGCTACTGGGATTGATATCAGCATATAAATTATCTATATATCTCCAGTCTGCGTTGAATGATAATCCATCTACAGGTCTAATAGCTAGTCCTAAATTTGATGTTATCTGAGCTGAGTTACCTACTTTTACACCATCTAGATAAAGTGTAATTTGGTCTACAGCCTTGTTGTTAGCACCTAAAATAGGAGCATTGCTGTCATCAAAATAGCTTGCAGAAACATTTCCTTTATATTGCCAGTTTCCTGCAGAGAACATACCTGTTAATGATAATAATTTAGAAAGTTTATACTCCATATCTACCTCTATACCATGGTGAACTTGAGTTACCCCAAAGATATTGGCGATCCCTAATATGGTTTGAGCCTTACCATTAGCATCTTTTAATATAGGGTAGTTTCCTTGAGCATCTGGCGTTGCACTATAATCATACAAACTAAACTCATTTCTATTAGAGATTACTCTATCTCCCCAATGTGTTCTGTAAAGGTTTAAGTTAGCATTAAAATTACTAGATCTAAAACTATATCCTATCTCTGTTCCGAAGATTTTTTCATTCGTAAGGTTAGGGTTTAGGTAGTTTCTGTTGTTAGGATATACTGCATCAAAAAATGGCTGACGCTCATAGTATCCAACATTAGCAAACACATTATGATTTTCGTTGATGTTATAGTTAGCACCTGTCTTTATATTAAATCCGATAAGATTGTTAAATCCTGTTTTGGTTTTCATTGCGGATTTAGGATTTGTAGCTACGGCCAATGTACCTGGTAGTAAAAAAAGGTCTATTCTTTGGAATGATTGGTTAGATACAGACCCTTGGAAGAATGCTGATAGCTTGTCGTTAGTATATTCTACTTGACCAAACACTCCTCCCCAAAGAACTTCACCATCATTGTTATAAGAAATAGCCTCATGGTTTATTTTGGCAAAAGGATTCCAAGGTGCTCTATCTGTATAGGTTGTTGTAAGTCGTCTAGTAGAGTTAGCTAGGCTTTTGTTGGCTGTGTCTGTATAAG
This Riemerella anatipestifer DNA region includes the following protein-coding sequences:
- a CDS encoding IS982-like element ISRa1 family transposase is translated as MNNIEQIYERILEVLGLFSENQLISYQRRTPKMSDLEVISLNITAEYLSIDSELQLFRKLPNSLINKIERSVYNKRKRRLSLQTEQIRQRISMEFNEFEDIFIVDSMPMKVCENARSTRSKICKEQSYSSPTYGYCASQKLYFYGYKLHAVCSLNGVIKNFDISPASVHDIHYLKDIGEQMRNCTLIGDRGYLSAKVQIDLFNYANIKLDTPMRSNQKDYIPQFSLYKKKRKRIETFFSQLCDQFMIKRNYAKTFEGFKTRIISKITAATVIQYINKFIFQRKLNHLKISII
- a CDS encoding IS982-like element ISRa1 family transposase; its protein translation is MNNIEQIYERILEVLGLFSENQLISYQRRTPKMSDLEVISLNITAEYLSIDSELQLFRKLPNSLINKIERSVYNKRKRRLSLQTEQIRQRISMEFNEFEDIFIVDSMPMKVCENARSTRSKICKEQSYSSPTYGYCASQKLYFYGYKLHAVCSLNGVIKNFDISPASVHDIHYLKDSGEQMRNCTLIGDRGYLSAKVQIDLFNYANIKLDTPMRSNQKDYIPQFSLYKKKRKRIETFFSQLCDQFMIKRNYAKTFEGFKTRIISKITAATVIQYINKFIFQRKLNHLKISII
- a CDS encoding TonB-dependent receptor, with product MKKTVLIAAIAFCGYGTMQAQVTTGSMTGVVTTVSGQKSTSASIKATHLPSGTVYSAKSSNSGSFNLPNMRVGGPYKVEIQYSGQTPMVYEDVYIELDRPYVLNATLGEKTKTIQEVVLSGGKGRSGNKAGAGVNVGLKQIQELPQSSRSITEFTRLTPQSNGTSFAGRDSRYNNLQIDGANFNNGFGLSGNPLPGGNAQPISLDAIQEITVNIAPFDVTQSGFTGAGINAVTKSGTNKFQGSLYGYYNAKELNGWRINGENIDRLSGAKMTNGLTIGGPIVKNKLFFFVSAEREVSTGANASGANLWKASQDGIADAVSNISRVKESDLIAVRNHLINRWGYDPGRYQGYANEAMQTGDKLLIRLDWNISDKHKFAIRYNILDGNSMQIANATSGPRPRSAWGRVSDRAMTFENGNYGFNNKVQSLTAELNSTFSSKLSNKFLFTYSNIQDKRTTPSKSLFPFVDIWDGSPTGGNYISFGTELFSYLNDVVNNNYSFINNLTYTSGKHSVTGGVAFELQKFGNSYTRMGTGYYRYASVEDFLKTGTSAEVAPIMFGLTYPYQGQDTYSRINFGLASAYIQDKITLNDRFNFTVGLRAELPLYLNKLTPNEAINSLALLDVNGNERTYNSGRWPKSRVMLSPRFGFNYDVNGDRSLVIRGGTGIFTGRVPFVWFTNMPTNAGVLQNTVEPGSYADVANWIGNVRFQPGDIYYHLKNVPRGAENVFIQTPKDGVPNTFSLVDENFKMPSVWRSSLGVDYKIPNTYLTLSSDILYTRDVNAVFQFGANRKESDVKMTYAGVDRVFYPNKASYQYNSAIGGNDATVLTNTRTKGYALSATIGATLRPWNGLSGSVFYTYSDAKEVSSNSGSSASSAWGGSPVVDTPNQQFLSTSAFAIPHRVVANLSYTIKGTTLGVYYTGGHQGRFSYYYANDVNGDGMSNDLLYIPKNTADLKFTDITRGGSVVFTADQQREAFDKFIANNGLEKYRGQILPRNEFLLPWLNRFDIRLTQNLFTNMVRRGDKIQITCDIINFGNMLNSNWGIQDYNISSYGAAILRVADRTLTPNPNFQMEREGSELVSSPYRPMSSRFTTWSAVLGFKYTF
- a CDS encoding TonB-dependent receptor — protein: MKINALRKTAFTAVVTLSTASVYFAQSVKDSARSKDIETVVLTGVADIAKDRKTPVAVSTIKESKIVEKMGNQEFPEILNSTPSVYATKSGGGFGDSRINIRGFAQENIAVMINGMPVNDMENGKVYWSNWAGLSDVTSAMQVQRGLGASKLAIASVGGTINIVSRSADKKQQGIVTVGVGNNGYHKSLFSYNTGKNEKGWSSSFLMSRTAGAMYADGTDFEGYNYYFALGFQPNKTHDFQFTITGAPQWHEQRRNQVTIADYIKYSTDGKPNRRYNADWGYLNGEKYAWWVNYYHKPVAMFNWNWKINSNNDLATVIYGSWGRGGGGTSPLIARNLEGYRMTNGQLNIDQMVADNSANPNAPKILRRSGINQHDWYGFLTNFTHKFNSNLKMSVGLDGRYYKGMHYQVLNDLLGATSYTDTANKSLANSTRRLTTTYTDRAPWNPFAKINHEAISYNNDGEVLWGGVFGQVEYTNDKLSAFFQGSVSNQSFQRIDLFLLPGTLAVATNPKSAMKTKTGFNNLIGFNIKTGANYNINENHNVFANVGYYERQPFFDAVYPNNRNYLNPNLTNEKIFGTEIGYSFRSSNFNANLNLYRTHWGDRVISNRNEFSLYDYSATPDAQGNYPILKDANGKAQTILGIANIFGVTQVHHGIEVDMEYKLSKLLSLTGMFSAGNWQYKGNVSASYFDDSNAPILGANNKAVDQITLYLDGVKVGNSAQITSNLGLAIRPVDGLSFNADWRYIDNLYADINPSSFTSANHKGSLKLPSYNLMDLGLSYKLKLNNRNAFTFTGNIYNVLDTTYIAEARTNNHTKTLADFNDNTATGATAQQQYDAYLKNNTYKGLDTSNQVFFGFGRTWSASVSFTF